The window GGTGTAACAAAGATACTTACTATTGAAGCATCAGGCATTGCCATAGCAGCTATTGTGGCTCAGTATTTTAAAGTGCCCATGGTCTTTGCAAAAAAGACAGAATCACGTAACTTAGATGCAGAAACCTACGAGAGCAGCGTGTACTCCTTTACAAAAGATAAAACCTACAAAATTAGGGTATCCAAAAAATATATCCAAGAAACGGACCGTATTCTGATTGTGGATGATTTTTTAGCCAATGGTAAAGCAGCTAATGGACTCATTGATATCGTTGAGCAATCTGGTGCTACTCACTGCGGTGTGGGTATTGTCATTGAAAAAGGGTTTCAAGATGGCGGAAAAATATTAAGAAACAAAGGTGTGAATGTCCAATCACTTGCTATTATCGACCGTTTTGAAAATCAGAAAGTTATCTTTGCTTAAAAGTCGTTGATTGACATAATATGGGGCTGACTCCTAATAGAATTATACTGGTATAAGTCATTGTTGATGATAATACATGACCATATTAGCTAAAATTGTTTGAAATAGAAGGCTAATACCCATTGAGCATAAAAGGTATTAGCCTTACCATAAGGCGCATCAAGAAAAGTGACATAACATAATCTGAATTTAATTTGAGGTTATGGAATAGTCACTTTTTATGTGTGAATATATATAAAATTTAAGATCAAAAATGTTGAAATATTATAGAATGTGTTATATATTTATTATATGTAAAAAAGGACTTAAACCTTTATAGGGTTAGGAAGAAAAGTTTATAAGGGTAGTTATATTGTATCATTGAAGGGTTAACAAATGGTTAACTTGTCTTATCTATGATATAATATAAAATATAGGATAAAAGGTGTGTATGTCTTAGACAACGTATAATATTCATACCAAGAGTAAAGAAGGGGTAGTTATGGAAAATACGGTTTTAATTATAGAAGATGAAGCGATTATGAGAGAATTGATAGCGGTTGCCTTTAGAGATTATGGTTACCATGTCCTTGAAGCTGCAGATGGACTTGAAGCATTAGAAATATTCGATGAAAACCATATCGATTTGGTGTTGCTGGATATTGTTATGCCCAAATTGGACGGATGGTCCGTATGCAGAAGAATAAGGTCTAAATCAGATGTCGCCATTATTATGCTGACATCACGAGATGATGATGAAGATCAATTATTAGGATTTGAGTTAGGAGTAGATGAATATGTCATTAAACCCATTAATATCCAAGTACTCCTAGCTCGAAGCAATCGGCTCTTAGAAAGACTGGCCACGACAGATGACAAACTCAAAAATATTATTCAAAAATCGGGAATTACCATTGATAAGGATGCATATTCTGTAAGAGTGGACAATATAAAAGTTGATTTTGCGCCAAAAGAATATGAATTGCTTCTATATCTTGTGGAAAATGAAGGGCGTGTGTTAACAAGAGAAAAAATATTAGATACCATATGGGGGTACGATTATTTTGGGGATTACCGGGTTGTGGATACCCATATCAAAAAGATTCGGAAGAAATTGAAAGATAAATCCACTTACATAAGAACCGTTGTTAGGGCAGGTTACAAATTTGACACAAATTAATAAAACCCCTTGTGGAAGCTAACTGAATATGAGATACTAGAAAAAAGTGGTATTCAGTGGTTCTTGAATACATACAGAAAATTTTCTGGATAGAGAGAAAGGATTATAGCACCCTATGAAGATTAAACTGGATTATGGGTATATGAAAAAGATAAAATATATAACCCTTGGCTTTGTCATTATCTATATCATATACCTTGTCATAACAGAAATTGGCGATGTTATGGATGGTCTCTCCTCTGCTTTTTCTATTACTGTTAAGACGTTATCGCCCTTTTTATGGGGATTAGTTATTGCATATCTGCTTAACCCATTAGTTCGCTATTTTGAACGCATCATAGGAAAAATACGTATAGGTAAAAAATGGAGTAGGAATCATCCTAAACAAAGAAGAGCCATTATCAGAGGATTAAGTCTTGTCATAACCCTTGCGTTTATTATCGCGGTTATTGTTTTATTGTTTAATAGTGTCTTTGTGATGATTAATGGTAGTTTTCAAAAATTTGAATTCACCTCATTTCTTGAAGAGATTACAACCCGATTTGCAAATTATACCAAGGAATTAGAAGGGTTAGAAGGAAAACTTGAGATGATGGGATTGACAGCTAATATATCCCAAGCTATTGAAGACCTTTTAGGTAATTTGGTCACACAGATTCAGACCATCCTCGGTAGTTTAACCAACCGTCTTACCACCATTGGCCGTTATATCATTGATATTTCCTTTGGTTTTGTCTTTGCTTTTAACTTTATTATGAACCGTGAATATTTTAATGGTCTAGTTGAGAATGCTTTAAGGCTCTTATTCAACAATAAAAAGAAGAATAGCTTAAAAGAAATAGCTGGAGAAATCAATGTGGTTTTCCTAAGTTTTATTCGGGGTAAAATCATTGACTTAACGCTACTAAGTTTAGTAACGGTACTATCCTTAGTGATTATTAATTTTAAATATGCATTTATTGTAGGTACTTTTGCAGGTTATACCAATATTATTCCTTATCTTGGTACATGGATTGGTATTGTTCCAGCTGTCATCATTGCTCTCGTTACAGGTACTTGGCAGCAGGCTGTATTTGTGGGTCTATACATTGTTGTTATCCAACAAATCTACTACATCATCGTCAGTCCTAGGATTCAAGGGAAAAGTGTTGGGATGCACCCCGTATTTATACTCCTTGCCATGTTTGTATTTACCAAATTCTTTGGTATTATGGGTATGATTTTATCCATCCCAATGGGTGGTATTGTGAAGATATTCTTAAATAGATGGGTTAAGAAACGACAGGAGCGCAAAAGCATTAAACTGATTCAGTTAGAAAAAACATAATTGCAATTGAGACAAAAAGAGGATACAATATAGGTTAGGGGTTCTTACACAAACAAAGCTTAGAAAAGAGAACAATACAATAATAGCAATGACGCTGGCTTAATATGGAGGGCTTGTGAATGTATAAGAATTATGTATTTAACCTATATGGCACATTAATTGATATTAAAACCAATGAAGAAAAAAGTGAGATTTGGGAGAAATTAGCGATTTACTTGGGGTATAATAGTGCGCACTATGATAATCAGGAATTAAAAGAGAGTTTCGACAAAATTGTTAAGAAACTCATTAAGAAAAACGATCATTATGAATGTCCAGATTATCAAATTGAGGATGTATTTTTTAAACTTTACAAGGACAAGGGTGTAAAGCCAAAGAAAAAGGCAAAATTTGCTGCTAAAACCTTTCGGTTATTATCCACGGATTCTATTAAGCTCTATGATGGTGTTCTTGATGTCATGGAACAATTAAAAGCCCAGGATAAGAAAATCTATCTTTTATCCAATGCACAGAAAGCCTTTGCTAATTCAGAAATGAAATATCTAGGCATTAAAAAATTGTTCGACGGTATTTGCATATCATCCGATGTAGGTATTCGTAAACCGGATACAAAATTCTACGAATACTTCTTTGAAAAGTATGATATTAGACCAGAAGAAACAATCTTTGTTGGAAACGATGCTATTGACTTAAAAGGTGCAAGCAATATGGGCATAGATTCCATGTATATTCACACCAATTTATCACAAGGTAATGCGGAAGATGTACCATCTAAATACAAAATATTGGATGGGGATATACGAAAACTTTGTGATATAATAAAGTAGACGCATTCAATCACATAGTAAGCAGTTATGCAGCATGTATAGCGATATAGTACCATTAAAAAAATTGGGTAGGTGATGGATCATGAAAAAACTTTATAAATCCAGAACGGACAGAAAAATTAATGGTGTGTGTGGAGGCATTGCGAGATACTTAGATGTTGACTCTACAATTGTTCGTGTTATATTTGGAATTGGTATCTTATTTGGATTTGCAGGTTTATGGGCATATCTCATTTGTTTGTTAATTATGCCAGAAGAACCCATAGCGTAACACATATCAAAAGACAAATAGGGCTGTATCCTGCATATTTTATTGTAAAATATGTAAGGTACAGCCCTTCATGCGTATTAGACACCTTTACAACCCGGTCTTATACCAAAATCCCTATCATAGTCCATGATAGCAAAAGAGAGTTCTTCAAAATGTTCTTTTTCTTCAGTAGTAATTTCTGTGTATACCTCAAAAACATCTCGATATTTACCATGTTTCACTACATCTTCATAGAGAATAATCGCTTCAAGTTCCCCTTTAATATCGCTGCGTATAGCACCTGGAATGTTTATTTTGGTGGCTGATTTTAAGGAATAGCAGTTTGTAAAATCAATATTGATATGTCCCTTTGTCTCTTCATAAAGTTTTAACTGCACAGGATCATATTTCCGAAGTAATTCAGAAAACATGGAGAAATGCCTTATTTCCTCATCACGAATATGCTTCCATAATTTAACCATTGGAGGACAGGATGTATTATTAATATGATAGTTGTATTGATTAATGGCTACAATCTCGGAAATGAGGGATTCACGAATAAAATTAGTAATCTTAGAGGGTATACCTTGAGGCTGACCTTCAGTTGTATAACTCATAGCGGACACCTACTTTTTTGTATGTTCAATTAAGTGTATTCACATACCTGTTAAAATATGAGCATAATGCCCATTAGAAAAGGTATTCCTGTATTGACTCCTGTAGCATGATAAAGTACAATGGATATGGAGTTGAATGCTTAATAAACCTAGCATAAAACAAGTCATAAGGGTTCATGTAAAGTGTGCAGCACAAAAGAGGAGGATATAAAATGAATAAAAAGAACAATGGTGTATGGGTAGATGGCATACAATCGGCGTTAGTAGCATTCTTAATCATGCTGGGTATATCACTGGTTTTATCCATTGCAATTAATTTTTCCATATATGAACGGTTTAATGAACTGATGTCAGGTACCTTAGGTGACTATAAAGGTGCTAACATCAGCAGTATTTTGAAAATAACCATTATGATATTTAACATGTCTTTGTTTAATGCAGTGGGTGAATTGCGACTAGGGATCATTGCACTGGCAGCTGTACCTGGTATTGCATTGTGGATCAGTAACAAACGGGTGAATGACAATGGTATATTAAATATCTATAAATTAAAAGTCTATGGTATAACAGCCATTGTACTTGCTATCCTGCAGTTTTTAATATCCTTTATTACAAAAGGTGAGTTGGTGGAAGGACTGAACATTAATTTTGCATCCTTACGTAATGGGATATCCACCATGATCATTATCTATCTTTTGCAATTGTTTGTGTTAATGAATACCAAATCCAAGGGAAAAACATTTGATGGTATTAAAGCTTTTCGTCATACCTATCGGACACTAGCCATTATAGGAGCTGTTATTGGCATATTGGCCATGGTCTTTGGTTTACAATCCTTACACGATGAGATTATTTTATTGCTGTTTGTCATTATTTTCGCATTACCTAATGTGGTGGTATATTCCTTCTATTATATGTCTGGATTAACCATGGCATTTAATGAAGAGCTACGAGGTGGGCTGAACTATCTAGGTATCGATCCTACATTCCAAAATATGGTCTATGTACGTTATGGTGCCGTACTTGTTTTCGTGATTGTTCTTGTAATTTTTACCCTTAGAATGAAAAAAGACGACTATTTCTACATCAATACATTTATCTATTCTGTTGTGACAGGGATATTCTTCGGTGTTCTTGGGTATTGTTCAAGTATTTATATGACAAACATACCTGCTGTTGGTAACATAGAATTTCGTGTCAGCCATTATTTCTTATCCGGTTTTATACCTTTTGCAGGTATATGGCTGATTGCAATCATCTATTATTTTGTAAAGAGAATGAAAACGATCATACAACAGTAACATCCTTTCATGAATAAATAGGCTATCCCATAAATGACTTTTATGGGATAGCCTTTTCTATATCCTATTCATAGAGTTTAGCCATATAATACTCATCCACCAATTCCCCATCTACCATAAGGGATTTTACTTTGGTGCCTTCCATTGTAAAACCCATTTTTTGATACAGATGGATACCCGGTTTATTATGGGTCATCACTGTTAATTCAATTCTTATGATATGGTGTTCTCTTGCCCAACTATCCATCTCTTGGAATAACCGTTTTCCCAAACCTTGACCTTGATAAGCACTCAGAATACCTACCACAAGGTAGGCACTGTGTTTTATGCGATTGGCAAAACCTATTTCCAATGCAAGGAAGCCTCCAATACAATGCTTCGTTGTATCTTCTATGATTAAGATAAGTGACCCTGATTTTAGACTATCCTCAATCTTTACTTTCATTTCCTGTACAGTGGTTTTTCGCTCACCTGGCTCATACATCATATTTTTCGTTTCAGAATCTAATTGTTGCAACATCTTTAGGTAACGTTCAGCATCATCTATGCGAATGGGTCTAATGGTCATGATGGAAACCTCCTATGATTATCTTTTTCTTAGCTATTATACTTGAATAAGTTGGCTTATTCAAGGATGAAGTAACCTTAAAACCCAAAGCCATCCACATACAGATGGTTTTGGGTTTTCTACATTGAGAGAATATTGTCTTTCATAAGAGAATATACTTTCATAACGGCATATATGATTCTACGAAAGAGGTGATCAAGTCTTCATGAACAGTGTCATAACAATCTACATAGAACGATGGGATTTTTTTAAGGATTTGTTTGTACAACATGTTGCACTGACCATGACCGCTGTGAGTATCATCACGGTAATCGGTATTACCACAGGCATTCTCATGACAAGAAATCGTTATATAGCAGGTGTGCTATTGGCTGTCACTAATTTTCTCTACACCATACCATCCATTGCACTTTTTGGTTTTCTAGTGGCCATTACAGGTATTGGAAACAAAAGTGCCATTACAGCTCTCACCATATATGGTGTGTTACCCATTATTCGCAACACCTATGTGGGCATCATGGAAGTGGATGAACAAACCATAGAATCCGCTATAGGTATGGGAAGCACAAGAAAACAACTGCTTTTCAAAATTCAATTGCCTCTTGCACTACCTGTTATCATTACTGGATTTCGTACCATGGTGATTATGACCATTGCACTTGGAGGGATTGCGTCCTTCATTGGTGCGGGGGGATTAGGTGTAGCTATATGGAGGGGTATTACCACCAATTTTCCGCAAATGACCATTGCAGGAAGCTTATTAGTTGCTCTATTAGCCATTGTAACGGACTTGGTATTAGGCTATATTGAAAAAATAATGCGTAAACGAATATTAGGATCAGAAGGAATGGGAGGTCATGTACATGTGTAAAAAGCTATTGATCATGGTATTAATATGCAGTCTTATAAGTTGTGTTACAGGATGTAAAAAAGATGAAAAGAAAGTGGTCATTGCCAGTAAACCCATGACAGAACAATTAATTATAGTGGAAATGCTGACAAAACTTATTGAAGAAAAGACAGATATACAAGTGGAACAGAAGATGAGTATTGGGGGAGGCACCTCCAATATTCACCCAGCCATGGAAAAAGGTGACATTGATCTTTACCCAGAATATACAGGGACGGGATGGTTATTTGTTTTAAAAGAACCATTAATCAAAGACCCTGAAGAACTCTACGAAGCAGTCAAAAAAGGGTATGCTGAGACCTATAACATCACCTGGCTTGACTTATACGGTTTTAACAATACCTTTGGATTAGCCATTAAGGAAGCATTAGCAGATGGTCATGATATAGAAACCTATACGGATTTAGCTAAAGTAAGTGATAAGTTATCATTTGCAGCAGAGTATGACTTTTTTGAACGTGAAGATGGTTACCCTGGACTTGTAAGTGCCTATGGCTTTCAGTTTAAAACCATATCAGAAATTGATATCGGCTTGAAATATCAGGCTATAGGAGAAGATGAAGTGGATGTCATTAATGTCTTTTCGACAGATGGGCGGTTAAAAGAAGTAGGTCTGGTTGTTCTTGAAGACGATCAATACTTTTTCCCCAATTATGCGGCCACAACCATTGTCCGTCAGGAGATTCTAGAAAAATACCCAGAATTAGAAGAGGTTCTTAATACATTAGGCGGTCAGATTAATAATGAAGAAATGATTCAGATGAATTACCTTGTGGAGATTGAAAAACAAGAACCGAAACAAGTGGCAGTGGACTTTCTAGAAAAGAAAGGACTCTTACCATGATTGATATTGAATTCAAGGAAGTATGTAAACATTACAACAAAGGCCATCAAGTCATCAACAACCTGAGCTTACAGATTGAACAGGGGGAGTTCGTGACACTTTTAGGACCATCCGGTTGTGGTAAAACCACCTTGTTAAAAATGGTAAATAAACTGATTAAACCTGATGACGGCCATATATGGGTTAAGGGAACATCCATTCATGATTGGCATACCACTGCCCTTAGACGTGGTATTGGCTATGTCATTCAACAGATTGGTCTCTTTCCCCACATGCGGATTAAAGATAACATAAGCTATGTACCCATGATCAATAACATGACCAAATCATTTCGAGAAAAACGAGCAAGAGAACTGGTTCATCTGGTGGGATTAGAAGAAGATATGCTGGAACGTTATCCAAGAGAACTCAGTGGCGGGCAGAAACAGAGGATAGGGGTGGCTAGAGCATTGGCTGCTGACCCAGATATCATCCTTATGGATGAACCTTTTGGAGCCGTTGATGAAATAGCAAGAACCAAATTACAAGAACAGTTAAAACACATTCATCAACAACTGGGAAAAACAATCTTATTTGTTACCCATGATATTAGTGAAGCCCTTAAACTGGGTACAAGAATTGTACTTATGCATAAAGGTCAGATTGAGCAAAGTGGTATCAAGGAGGAACTTATATTTCAGCCTAAAACACCTTTTGTAAAGGATTTCTTAGGGTTGAAGGGCTTTAAAGCAGCTCTTAATGAAGGCATCATGGAACAAATCTATGGGGATATTTTAACAGGTGATACCAGTATGCAGGCGTTCTATGATCAGATTAATACAAGGATATCTTAGAAATCAGCATAGAGATGGCTTGACATGTTTTAGAAATAATCGTAACAGGATTGTAAATTGAATAATGACCATGGTAGGTGTATACTGTTATGGAAGTATGCACCTTGCATAAGCCTTGAGCTTTAAGATTCTTAGGTATAAGCCCATGACCACGTAATCGTAGTGCTAGGGAATACCAAGTTTTTAGGCCTTATAGGGATAAAAAACAACCTAATGGGTTATATATCTAATAAGCCTTAATGCGAATGAATCATTAAAATGAGGTGTACGAATGAATAAGAAAATGATCTATCTAGCCCTATGGATAGGCTGTATCGTAACCGTATGTCTATTGCTCTATTACCCTAAGTTTGTAGGGGTAGGGGATAACAGTGATTTTGATAGAGTCATGAAGCCTATTGGGTTGAAAGTAGATGTGGATAAAAAATATGATTATGCCCAGAGTACTTTTGCGTATAATCGGGAATGGTATAATCTAGGTGAACATCTATCCTTTATTAGCAGTCCAGATATTAAAGTGGATCATCCCTATCATTCCACACAATTTATAGTGTTAAAAATAGCTGGATTTATCAACGGGTTTTATCAATATATGACCCAAGGTGTGATTAATACCTTTGAGATATGGACCCTAGCCATATTGTATATGGGCATATTTGGCTTGGCTGTCTCGGTTTTTATCAGGAGTATACCCCTAAAAAACACCTGGGCTAAAACTTTATTGTCCATACTCTTTATTGGGATATTTTTTGACAAGGGCTATATCTTATACTTTAATAGCTTTTACGGTGAACCCCTTATTCTAGTGTCCTTCTTACTCTATGTTGCTAGTACCTTAGTCATACTAAAAGAAGAAAGGGTTCATGGTCTATGGTACGTCCTGAGCTTTCTTGCAGGAGGCCTGTTTATCGGTGCAAAAGTTGCCAATATACCCCTTGGGGTACTGATGATATGTTTTGCACTATTGCTTTATTGGAAGAAAAAGGACAAGTCCATTAGACGCATCATCATCTTAGGGAGTGTGTGCTTGTTTCTCACATCCCTTTACTTTTACACAACAGTACCTGAGTGGATGAATCATTATAATCGTTACCATGCTGTTTTTTATGGTATCTTAAAGGATTCGCCACATCCTATAGAAGACTTAAGAGATTTAGGTATAGACGAGCAATATGTGACCCTAAAAGACACCCATGCTTACATGGACCATGGGGAATATGATATCCATAGTGATGCTTTTTCTGAAGCAGTCTATGATCGAGCAACACCTTTAAGAGTCAGCATTTACTATCTTACTCACCCTAAGAGGTTATGGCATAAGATGCAAGTGCTTGCACGATCAAGTACCATCATACGGCCGCCTTATGTGGGGAATTATTTAGAAGAGGATCATGGAGAACGTTTGGTATTCGATAGGCGATTCAGCAGTTGGGAAACACTGCGAAAGAAAACCCACCCTTATGCACTGTTGATGGTGATGGTGATCGGTTTACTCTATAGCATAACCAGTGTTCTAACCTACAGAAAATACCCTTCTGAATCCAATGGGTTATTGGTGTTAGCATTTCGCATCATGTTATTGTTGTTTGCCATGAGCCAGTTTATACTCCCAGTGATTGGTAATGGTGAGGCAGATCTTGTGAAGCATATGTTCTTATTTAATATGATAGTGGACATGTTGATTATCTTGACGGTTATGGATAGCATAAGATGGTTGGAAAAAAGATATTATAAACCCTTAATTGTATTAATAGGAGGCTTATTTAGTCTTGTGATTATCATTCATATGTTTACGAATGAAAAGTCACCTGCCATCATAACCATGGGCCGCTTTAACAACAAACCTATTCACTGGGAGGTTCTAGAGCAGACAGGTAATGACTATCTCATAGCAGCAAAGGACATTGTGACCTTTAGAACCTTTGATGAACAGCTTAATAGATGGCACACATCCACACTGCGTCAATGGTTAAACAGTGATGAAAAAAATGGATTTCTATATGGATTTACTGAAGATGAAAAAAGACGTATACAAGCCATTAATCGAAAAACGATTCTAGCTCTACCTTTTAAAGAACAGGCGGATGAGGGTTCAAAACCTTTTTACTGGTACCCTGTCCCAGGTGATGTGAGACAGAATTATTTTGAGGCCTACGGCAACATTAACCTAGAGAAAGTTTTTATATTGGGGGTATGGGAATATGAAGCCTATGATTTATCCCATCAAAAAGGACATCCCTATTGGTTACGAACACCTTATGCCAACAATGATATGGCAAGAATTGTTGATACAGATGGTTTTGTGTACCATAAAGGGGTCCATGAACCGTCCATTGGCGTTGTGCCATGTATGGTTATAACCATAACGAAATAAGCATAAGTAATACCATCCATGAGCGGTTCAATGAAGCATGAAAAAATGGAAAGGTCAGATTCTAATGATTTTTTAATGAAAAAATCTCTATTTGATTTATAATAGAAATGAGTGGGATGTTATAAACATGTTATTGGGTAACGACGAAGGATAAAATCGTTAGACATTCAGCATGACAATAAGGAGGAGAGATACATGAATCTTGCTATAGTCATTCCTGTCTACAACGAGTCAGATGCTATTTATAATAATTTTACGATGATATACAATAGTCTTGATAAGGCAGGTATACCATGCCATTATATGTTAGTGGATGATGGTTCCACAGACCAAACCTGGCTAGAAATAAGTCGGTTAAAAGAACAATATCCTCATGTATCGGCTATTCGGTTTGCTAGGAATTTTGGTAAAGAAATGGCCATATGTGCAGGACTGGATCATATTGAAGGAGACCGTTATCTTATTATGGATTCCGACCTTCAGCATCCACCAACCTGTGTAAGAGATATGATGCGCTTAATGGACAAAACAGGTGCAAATATTGTGGATGGGATTAAGCAAAAAAGAGGAAAAGAATCAAGGCTCTATCGGTCCATAGCCAAGCGATTTTATGGTTTATTAAAGACCGCTACAGGACTAAATATGGATAATTCATCGGATTTTAAACTTATTGATGAGCGTGTGGTGGATGCTATCCGACAATTTCGAGAGAGTAATCTGTTTTTTAGAGGTGTTGTGGATTGGGTAGGTTTTCAGCGGACGGCTTACTATTTTGATGTAGAAGACAGACAGGAAGGTGAGACAAGCTTTTCCACGTTTAATTTAATGAAATTAGCCTGTAATGCCATTTTGTCCCATACCAGTAAACCCCTCTATTTAACCATTGTAGGCGGTGGTATATTTCTAATATTTGCATTGATATTAGGGGTACAAACATTGGTGAATTATTTTATGGGCAATGCCATTAGCGGCTTTTCCACAGTCATTGTATTATTATTGATGATTGGTTCCATGATTATGTTATCCTTGGGCATTATCGGTATCTATATATCACGTATCTATGACGAAGTGAAGCAACGGCCAAGATACATTATATCCGAATCAGCTAATGAAAAAGAAATGAAGGCAGGAAGATTATATGAACCGATATATACAACGATTAAAGAAAATAATGGTTAATCCAACCTATCAGAAAATGATACGTTATGTGATCATTGGGGGCTTAACGAC is drawn from Vallitalea pronyensis and contains these coding sequences:
- a CDS encoding GNAT family N-acetyltransferase, translating into MTIRPIRIDDAERYLKMLQQLDSETKNMMYEPGERKTTVQEMKVKIEDSLKSGSLILIIEDTTKHCIGGFLALEIGFANRIKHSAYLVVGILSAYQGQGLGKRLFQEMDSWAREHHIIRIELTVMTHNKPGIHLYQKMGFTMEGTKVKSLMVDGELVDEYYMAKLYE
- a CDS encoding glycine betaine ABC transporter substrate-binding protein, which codes for MCKKLLIMVLICSLISCVTGCKKDEKKVVIASKPMTEQLIIVEMLTKLIEEKTDIQVEQKMSIGGGTSNIHPAMEKGDIDLYPEYTGTGWLFVLKEPLIKDPEELYEAVKKGYAETYNITWLDLYGFNNTFGLAIKEALADGHDIETYTDLAKVSDKLSFAAEYDFFEREDGYPGLVSAYGFQFKTISEIDIGLKYQAIGEDEVDVINVFSTDGRLKEVGLVVLEDDQYFFPNYAATTIVRQEILEKYPELEEVLNTLGGQINNEEMIQMNYLVEIEKQEPKQVAVDFLEKKGLLP
- a CDS encoding ABC transporter permease, whose protein sequence is MNSVITIYIERWDFFKDLFVQHVALTMTAVSIITVIGITTGILMTRNRYIAGVLLAVTNFLYTIPSIALFGFLVAITGIGNKSAITALTIYGVLPIIRNTYVGIMEVDEQTIESAIGMGSTRKQLLFKIQLPLALPVIITGFRTMVIMTIALGGIASFIGAGGLGVAIWRGITTNFPQMTIAGSLLVALLAIVTDLVLGYIEKIMRKRILGSEGMGGHVHV
- a CDS encoding response regulator transcription factor, with the protein product MENTVLIIEDEAIMRELIAVAFRDYGYHVLEAADGLEALEIFDENHIDLVLLDIVMPKLDGWSVCRRIRSKSDVAIIMLTSRDDDEDQLLGFELGVDEYVIKPINIQVLLARSNRLLERLATTDDKLKNIIQKSGITIDKDAYSVRVDNIKVDFAPKEYELLLYLVENEGRVLTREKILDTIWGYDYFGDYRVVDTHIKKIRKKLKDKSTYIRTVVRAGYKFDTN
- a CDS encoding ferritin family protein — protein: MSYTTEGQPQGIPSKITNFIRESLISEIVAINQYNYHINNTSCPPMVKLWKHIRDEEIRHFSMFSELLRKYDPVQLKLYEETKGHINIDFTNCYSLKSATKINIPGAIRSDIKGELEAIILYEDVVKHGKYRDVFEVYTEITTEEKEHFEELSFAIMDYDRDFGIRPGCKGV
- a CDS encoding xanthine phosphoribosyltransferase; translated protein: MEYLKDRIRKDGRVEGKDILKVDSFLNHQIDVALMNAIGEEFYQRFKDHGVTKILTIEASGIAIAAIVAQYFKVPMVFAKKTESRNLDAETYESSVYSFTKDKTYKIRVSKKYIQETDRILIVDDFLANGKAANGLIDIVEQSGATHCGVGIVIEKGFQDGGKILRNKGVNVQSLAIIDRFENQKVIFA
- a CDS encoding ABC transporter ATP-binding protein; the encoded protein is MIDIEFKEVCKHYNKGHQVINNLSLQIEQGEFVTLLGPSGCGKTTLLKMVNKLIKPDDGHIWVKGTSIHDWHTTALRRGIGYVIQQIGLFPHMRIKDNISYVPMINNMTKSFREKRARELVHLVGLEEDMLERYPRELSGGQKQRIGVARALAADPDIILMDEPFGAVDEIARTKLQEQLKHIHQQLGKTILFVTHDISEALKLGTRIVLMHKGQIEQSGIKEELIFQPKTPFVKDFLGLKGFKAALNEGIMEQIYGDILTGDTSMQAFYDQINTRIS
- a CDS encoding AI-2E family transporter, which codes for MKIKLDYGYMKKIKYITLGFVIIYIIYLVITEIGDVMDGLSSAFSITVKTLSPFLWGLVIAYLLNPLVRYFERIIGKIRIGKKWSRNHPKQRRAIIRGLSLVITLAFIIAVIVLLFNSVFVMINGSFQKFEFTSFLEEITTRFANYTKELEGLEGKLEMMGLTANISQAIEDLLGNLVTQIQTILGSLTNRLTTIGRYIIDISFGFVFAFNFIMNREYFNGLVENALRLLFNNKKKNSLKEIAGEINVVFLSFIRGKIIDLTLLSLVTVLSLVIINFKYAFIVGTFAGYTNIIPYLGTWIGIVPAVIIALVTGTWQQAVFVGLYIVVIQQIYYIIVSPRIQGKSVGMHPVFILLAMFVFTKFFGIMGMILSIPMGGIVKIFLNRWVKKRQERKSIKLIQLEKT
- a CDS encoding HAD family hydrolase, which translates into the protein MYKNYVFNLYGTLIDIKTNEEKSEIWEKLAIYLGYNSAHYDNQELKESFDKIVKKLIKKNDHYECPDYQIEDVFFKLYKDKGVKPKKKAKFAAKTFRLLSTDSIKLYDGVLDVMEQLKAQDKKIYLLSNAQKAFANSEMKYLGIKKLFDGICISSDVGIRKPDTKFYEYFFEKYDIRPEETIFVGNDAIDLKGASNMGIDSMYIHTNLSQGNAEDVPSKYKILDGDIRKLCDIIK
- a CDS encoding PspC domain-containing protein, which produces MKKLYKSRTDRKINGVCGGIARYLDVDSTIVRVIFGIGILFGFAGLWAYLICLLIMPEEPIA